TTACTTAGATTTTGGTCTcccttttatttctgttctaagcATTGGCCACCAAATAGGACACAATGCTGGTCAATGAGACATCAGCTGAGGGTTTCTGGGAAagtacttgttttcttttctatttttttttgttcgtttttttacagagacagagagagagtcccagagagggatatacagacaggaatggagagatgagaagcatcaattattagttttttgttgcgcattgtgacaccttagttgttcattgattgctttctcatatgtgccttgaccgcgtgccttcagcagaccaagtaaccccttgcttgagccagcgaccttgggtccaagctggtgagcttttgctcaaaccagatgtgcccgtgctcaaactggcaacctcggggtcttgaacctgggtcctccacatcccagtccgactctctatccactgcgtcaccgcctggtcaggcagtacttgTTTTCTGATTCAGTcagggctgcttccaaattttgttGTCCTTTTCAGGTCAATCATGTAtacacaaagcaaaaaaaaaaaaaaaatcactttccaAATATGATGGAGCAGAATGATAAAAAGTTAGTTGGGTCTTTCATCACACGAGTGAGCTGCAGTCTCTCCAACACTGGATGTCTTGTTAGGTGATAAAATAATCTCTGATGTGTTTAAGTTGCAACCATATTTTTCTGCATTCCTGATAAAGAATGACTTGCCTGAGAATGAAATTGCAAGATGcatattctaatatttaaaattgagtGAATGGAGGAAGTAGGAGGGGATATCCAATTATTCCAGGCAATAAAATTAGAGATCTTTATTATAAGGCAATGAAATATGTGATCAAAGAGCTATCTACTTATCTGGGGATTCAAAATATAGGATAAGGAGAAGTGACAGGAAAACATCTGAAATGTTAACCTTGTGATTATGTTTTGGTATTGTCAATTTAGTCCGTGAAAACAGAGATGATTTCAGAGTTGATCCAACCAGTTTGCATGAAGACATGGAATAAATGGAACTTTGCTAAAAGAACATTCTCTAACTGCATCCTGTAATTTATATTACTCAAGGGTCATGATCTGGAGTTCTATGAGCTgaaataacagctaacatttatttagcacttCCTCTGTGCTAGACAGTAAGCACTTTAcatttattaacatatttaatcCACAGTCCTATGGTGACTATTTTCAGTCTTTGTTCTATTGAGGCTTTCAACTGATTTGATGAAGACCACACAGATTATGAAgagtaatctgctttactcaaattCCAACAATTTCCAAGACCAAGGATATACAGTAAaatactatagcctgaccaggtggtggtgcagtggacagagcattggactgggacacaaaggtttcaggttcgaaaccccaagatcaccagcttgagtgtggggttgctggcttgagcatggtatcatagacacaaccccatggttgctgacttgaagcccaaggtcactgccttgagcccaaggtcactggctggagcaagagatcacttgctctgctgtagccctccccccatccccatcaaggcacatatgagaaagcaatcaaatcaataaactaaggaaacaaaagagtcgcaatgaagaattgatgcttctcatctctctcccttcctgtctgtacctatctgtccctctctctttctccctctgtcaccaaaataaacaaacaaattaattaattaataaaatactatactcattattttcccttctttcttaaaAAGGTAACTCATTGTATATGCTTATGGCACTTGGCTCTTTTCCTTTAGTAACATTCCCTCCGTAGCATCTTCCTCAGTGTTTTTCTCAGCCGCATTTGACTCCATTGTGCATATGCTTCAGTTCATATGCTTAAATATACAAGCCAGATTCAACATTTTGGAACTATAAGTAATGCTATGAAAAATAGGTAGGTGCATGGGTATATTCATAAAACTGCCGGTAACCCTTCAGGATAGATTCTTAGAGGCGTGCTTGCTGTGTTGCCAGGCACATGTAAACAGTTTAAATATTGCCACATTGCCCTCTAAAAAGCTTTAGCattctgtattcccaccaacaaagGATGAAAATGGCTGTTTCCTCATGGCCCAATGAACACATAGTACTGCTGTTAAATTTCCACCTAGCTGATGAGTGAGAAATAGTCTCAGTGAAGCTGTAATTTATGTTTCTCTTATCCTGAGTGAAGTTAAACatcattctacttatttatgcctcTTTTGGTAAACTGAGCATGTTTCTTGCTCAATTTTATACAGAACTTTTGGTCTTttcctcttgatttttaaaagtttctataaAGTGGGGATTTAACCCTTTGCTGTGAAATATGTTGATatgttatacatttttctttcagtcaTTTGTCTTTTGATATTATTCATGGTATTTTGTGCCATGCAAAATGttgtttttggcctgaccaggcagtggcacagtggatagagtgttggactgggatgcagaggacctaggttcaaaccctgaggttgccagcttgagtgcggctcatccagcttgagcatgggctcaccagcttgagtgcaaggtcactagcttgagtgtgggatcacagacatgaccccatggtcactggtttgaagcccagggtcactggcttgagcaaggggtcactggctcggctggagcccccagtcaaggcacatataagaaagcaatcactgaatgactaaggtgctacaacaaagaattgatgcttctcatctttatctttctcccttcctgtttgtccctatctgtccctctctctgtcaaaaaaaaattgcttttgtgTTAAACTTTACTAATAATCTTTTATCATCTCTGGGTTTTAAGCCAGGAGAGCATATGGGCATGGGGGAAAGTACTGTACTGGTAATGACTGCTCAGTGCTCAAAGCAACAGGACACGGCCACCTGGCTGGGTGACTGTTAGGCTCTGAGGATTAGAGAGCAAAAGGGGCAGTGGCTAAAGGGGCAGTGCCTTGCCTGGACATAAAGGTGTGTGCTCTGGACTCTTAAGACCAGGAAGGGTTGTGGCTGAAAGCCCTGAGTCCTTGTGCTCAGTCACTGACATGTAGTCGGAGCTGGCGGGATGGGGCCTCGGGCTGCCAGGACAGGTATTAATAGATAACTTCCAAGCTGCCACTGGGGTAGGCTGAGTGTGTGGCTTGGGGATCTCACAAGACTGTTGGAGGACTTAGAATGGGGTGAGGATGAGTGCCATTATAATACTTGCCTTTATAGGGCCAGAGTCCAGAACAAATAGAGTGATTTTCCCATGTCTCTCAAAAGGTTGAATATCTTGAGGTTTTTGACAGAATGAGGTACACAGACAGGTGTGCAGCTTTGTAAAggagtttattaaaataaaaggaaatataataCAGAGGACTGCTGCTTAAAGAGTAAACCATAAACGAACTTTCTCATTAACCCTGAAAGCAACACAGTGTTTCCTGCATTGCAGTTCAGGAGAGCAGAACACGTACTTCGTAGTGATTTCTGCCATCTTCACACTCACGGGGAAAGGAAAGGTCAGAACATGTTTACAGCAGGAGTTCATTACTGGCCATGTCAGTTTTGGAAATCCAGAGGGCAAAAGTGACAAATATTAGGTGAGGAGATTACTAAACAGGGTATTGAAGGTGCAGGCTGGTTTCTTCTTGCTTCTTATAGTGAAATGTGAGAGTAGAGAGATGAACTGAAGGAACTCTTAAACAAAAAGGAACCAAAACTTTAAGATTTGGGAATTCTCAGCCTATCCGTATTGCAAAAAATAAGACAGCACGTTCTGGAAAGAACACCACCGTGTTGCTAGATAATCATTTGATAACAAGATTAATTTGGGACACATCAActatctcagcagaaactctggcAGGCTGGGTTAATGGTGACGCACATGTGGAAAAAATGAAGGCATTCTACGGGAATGAGAATATCTCTATCCAACTGAAAACATGTGTTACCCATCAAGAAGAAGGATGAATGACCCCAAAGGTAAAACAGAGATGAGCAGGTCTGCTAGTCCCACAGTCAGCCCAGAGAGTAAAAGTCTGGGGGCCAGTGTGTCTCTTCATAGTCCTGGTGGGTCTAGCACACCGCCACCACCCCAGTGGGGCCAAGGGCAGAGGAGCCAACCAAAGATTGTTCTTGAGCCTCAAATATAACAGAATCTGCCTTGGAAGGTTTGTAACCTGTTTGGGACCatcattcctttcttttctccacttttGGAATGGGAATGGGAATTCTAGGCCTGTCCCaccttttattttagaaacaaataaCTCGTCTGGTTTACAGGTTCACAACTGAAGAGTAATTCTGCCTAAGGGTGAAACATATTTCTAGTCTCATTCATGCTTGATTTGGGTGAGATCCTGTCATGAGTTGATATTGGAATGTGTTAAGATTTGGAGGGTTTTAAGATGGGTGAATGTAATTTGCATGTGAGAAGAATGTGCATTTAGGGGGACTAGATATCCAGAGAGCTGAGTGTTATGGGCTGAGTTCTTCccctaaattcatatgttgaagccatAACCTACAATGGGATTTATTTGATGACAGGgtctttaaaaagtgaatgttATAAGGTGCCTAATGCAATATGGCTGGTGCCAGGATGAGAGGGAGAGATACCAGGAAggcacacatacagaaacaaggCCTCAGGagaacacagcaagaaggcagtcATACCTGCAAGCTTTCCAGCAGAAGCCAAACTGCTCACACATTGATCTTGGACTTGTAGtctcaaaaatggaaaaaaaaagaagtttctgtTCTTTAAGGTACCAAGTCTGTAGTACTTTATTATGGCAGGCCTAGCAAATTATAACTTATTTCTACTGCAGGAGATAAACCATAAATCAACTATCTTATCACTGAAagaatgcaatattttttttccactacATTTGAGAAAAGGGAAATATTTCCTAGTGGTTTCTGCCATTTTCAGACTCAtggtgaaaggaaaagaaaggtcaGGAGAACAGCTCTTGTGGCAGGGGGTGGTGGCCAGACTTGGTCCTCCTGTGTCTGTGGAGGTGAGACTTCTGGCTAAAGCCACGGCCACACTCCCTGCACACATATGGCTTCTCTCCCGAGTGGGTCCGCTGGTGTCGGATCAGCGCTGACTTGAAGCCAAAGCCACGCCCACACTCAGCACACACACAtggcttctctcctgagtgtgtcctctggtcaGAGGTGAGGTTAGATTTCTGGCTGAGTCTTTGCTCACACACTCCATACCCATCAGACTTTTCCCTTaaatgtgtcctctggtgtctggtGAGGAGTGACTTGAAGCCAAAGTTGCGGCCACACTCAGAGCACATgtaaggtttctctcctgtgtgtgtcctctggtgtctgatgAGGGTGACCTTGTGACCGAAGCCCTGCCCACACTCAAGGCATatgtagggcttctcccctgtgtGAGTCCTCTGGTGTCCCATGAGGGCGACCTTCTGACGAAAGCCACGCCCACACTCAGAGCACAGGTaaggcttctctcctgtgtgcgTCCTCTGGTGTCTGATGAGGGTGGCATTCTGGCCAAAGCTGTGCCCACAGTCAGCACAGACGtaaggcttctcccctgagtgtgtgaCTTGGTGGATGAGGAGCAGGGACTGCTGCCTGAAGCCACGCCCACACTCTAGACACAAGAAAGGCCTCTCACCAGAATGTGAGCTCTGGTGTTGCAGGAGGGATGCCTTCTGGCAGAAGCCTCTCCCACACTCAGGACACACGAAAGGCTTCTCTTGCAAGTGTGTCCTCTGGTGCAGGACCAGGGCGATCTTCTGGCGAAAGCCGCGCCCACACTCCTGACACACAAAGGGCCTCTCTCCGGAATGTATCCTCTTGTGGTTGGTGAGTGAGGATGTATACCTGAAGTGTCGCCCACATTCCCTGCAGACGTACGGCTTCTCCCCGGAGTGTTTCCTCTGGTGTATAGTGAGGGAGGACTTCCGGCCAAAGCCACGCCCACACTCCCCACAACTATAAGGCTTTTCCCCTGTGTGCATCCTCTGGTGCTTGAGGAGGTCAGACCGCTGGCAGAAACCTCTGCCACACTCAGGACACACATGATGCTTCTGGAGGCTTGAGTTTGTGCTATGTCCTAGTCTATATTTTTCACACACAACTGCTCCAGATTCTGAGCAGTCTTCCCCCACAGGATCCATCCTCTGGTCTATTTTTCCACCTCTGTTGCCTTCCACCCTGTCCACTGGCTGACCTTGAAACAGGCCAAGGAACACACCTGAAGTTCCACTCAGCTGCAGCCTCCTGAACACGGTGTCAGTGCcgcctctctctccatcttctgCTACTTCACTCAAGCAGCGTGAAGCTTCCCATGGGGAGTGGCTTCCTACAGATGAGCTTGGGAATATCTGAGGGGGGTGACCACATGGCACATATTGTCTGAGGAACTGTGGACCAGAAGAAAAGGCCACCAGGCTGGAGAGACTGGGCTGGAATTCTGTCCTTGATTCTGCTGGAGAGACAGTCACTGTCAGAATCACCACAGGCCCGTTGTGGACAGTTAAACTTACCCAGCAGTCCTTCCTCAGATGTTCACAACAAGAGTccttcccaaacctatggaaagagctagatcctcaaatccaagaagcaaacagaacacctaacCACCACAACCCAAAaaggccttctccaaggcacgttgtattaaaactgtcaaaaattaaggccctggccggttggctcagtggtagagcgtcggcctggcatgcagaagtcctgggttcgattcccggccagggcacacaggagaggcgcccatctgcttctccacccccccctccttcctctctgtctctctcttcccctcctgcagcgaggctccattggagcaaagatggcccaggcactggggatgactccttggcctctgccccaggcactagagtggctctggtcgcgacagagcgaagccccagaggggcagagcatcgccccctgtgggcagagcgttgccccctggtgggcgtgccgggtggatcccggtcgggcgcatgcgggagtctgtctgtctatccccattttcagcttcataaaaatacaaaaaaaaaaaaaaaattaaaactgtcaaaaattaatgaaaagaaagaattctcaatgCAGCCAGGGAAATGAAGAAAGTAACCTGTAAAGGAAAGCATATTAGGTTATCAgaattttcagcagaaactctacaaactagaagagaatggaaccaaatattcaaagtactgaaagagagaaataaccAGTCAAGAATAATATCTACAGCAAAGCTATCCTttagatatgaaggagaaatagacttttccagatatacagaagctgatgaaatttatcaccagaaggcCTCTATTTCAGGAAATACTTAAGAGGGTTATTCTACCTAAAACAAAGAATAATAGGTCACAAAACTCTGAGTAAGATCACCAACAAACCTATAGCGTTAACAGGGATACTTTGTGCAAAAAAAAGGGCTGGGGTGGGAATTAAAGTATGAAATTGCAAAGAAGGATGGAGATCAGATGCATTCAAAAGCTAAAGTAATACTAAATATATGCTTTTTCATAAACGTAATGGTAACCATAAACAATAAACCCGAAACTGAGACATATCTTAAAAACAGGGGAAACAGGAAAAGAGGATGGAatacaccaaacaaaaacaacaaagagaaacacaaaggaaaagaaccaatggagacacagagctaccagaaaaaaaacaaaacataaaatggctatagggaaTCTCATACATCAACAATGgtctgaattcaccaataaagaggcagagtagcagactggatcaaaaaacAACATCCAACTATAtggctgccttcaggagacacatctaaccTGCAAAGACAAaggtagactcaaagtgaaaggatggaaaatgattctccaagcaaatagtgcccacagaaaagcaggtatagcatacttatatctgacaaaatagatttaaagATAACAACTGTAATGAGACAAAGAGGGACACTACATCAACAAGATAAcacttctcaatatatatgcacccaatcAGGaagcgcatatatatatatatatatatatatatatatatatatatatatataaagcaactatactgctcacaaaaattaggggatatttaatcacttcatatccattttgaaatatcccctaattctgattaaaaaattagggtatattttatcacttcatatttattttgaaatatcccctaattctgattaaaaaattagggtatattttatcacttcatatttattttgaaatatcccctaattctgatcacaaaaattacagcttcatattcgttttgaattatctcctaatttttgtgaacagtatactaATAGAACTAAaggggaaaaatgacaaaaaaaaaatcatagtcagAGATCTAAGTACTTTACTGACAAAGACAGCTcgagatagatcatccaaacagagaatcaataaaaaaatatcagccttaaGCGACACATTAGATCAAATAGACATAACTGATATTTCCAGAGTTTTTCCTCTCAACATCAAataatacattcttctccagtgcagatgaaacattttcaagaatagaCTACACACTGGTCTCAAAACTcacttcaacaaatttaagaagactgaaatcataccaaccatattctctgaccacaatgctttcaaattaaaaatcaattgcaaaataataataaaacaactcataaataaacccacaaatatgtggagattaaacaacatactactaaaaaatgactgggtcaaagaagaaatgaaagcagagatcaaaagatatatagacaaatgacaatgacaacacgacatatcaaaacttctaggatgcagcgaaagcagtaataaaagggaaacaTATTACAGGTTTATTTCAAGAAATGAGAAATCCCAATTacacaacctaacattacatcttcaagaactagaaaagaagaaaagcaatccAAAAtcattagaagaaaataataaaaattagagaactgaATGAAACAGAGAGCAAAAAGATATACAAAcaattaatacaataaagagtTGGTTcgttgaaaagattaataaaattgacaaactactGGCTAGATTGACtaaggtaaaaagagaaaagactcatataaacaaaatcagaaataaaagaggataaaTTATCACAGATATCAGAGAtacacaaaggatcatactagaatactatgaaagactataCTGAAAAAGAGGCAATCCtccctaaaacattttattaaatttttatttatttattcattttagagaggagagggagagacagagggagagagagagaggagagacagagagagagaaggggggaaaggagctggaagcatcaactcccatatgtgccttgaccaggcaagcccagggtttcgaaccagtgacctcagcatttccaggtcgacgctttatccactgcaccaccacaggtcaggcctccctaaaacattttatgaggccaacgtaaGCCTGGTAcccaaacctggcaaggacaacactaaaaaaaaaaaccactacaggCCATGGCTGGGTCACTCAGCTATTTAAAGCATCgtccctatacaccaaggttgcaggttccatccctggtcagggcacacagaagaggcaatcaatgaatgcacaactaatgcAAAACTAAGCAGAATAACAAATAGGTAAATGGATGCCCCCCCGTGCCTGTTTCTTGTCTCTGATTAATACTGATGCAAAAATCCAACAAAATACAAATCAaatcaacaatacattaaaaacataatatactgctcacaaaaattaggggatatttcaaaatgaatgtgaagtgataaaatatcccctaatttttgtgagcagaattagggaatatttcaaaatgaatatgaagctataaaatatcccctaatttttgtgagcagtgcacaTCAAGAAAAACTAGGATTCATTCCAGGGGCATAAGGATAGTTCATCATAgaaaaattgatcaatgtaatacatcacattaacaaaacaatgaataaaaatatgatcttatcaagaaatacaaaaaatttttgatAAGGTACTACAtctatttatgattaaaacactcaaaatgggtatagaaggaatgtacttcaacataataaaggccatatatgacaaaccatcggccactatcatactaaatggtgaaaaactggaaGCTTTtcatctaaaatcaggaacaagacaaggatgcccaattctctccactcttattcaacatagttcaggaattcctagccagagcaatcaggcaagagaaagaaataaaaggtatccataatgggaataaagaagtaaaagaactttacttcattttgcagatgaaattattctatatatagaaaatcctaaagacttcaccaaaaaaactattagaaacaataaacaaatacagtcaagttatagatataaaatcaatttacAAAGATCaactgctttcctatatactaataatgaaatttcagaaaaataaatgaagaaagcaattccttttgcaattgcaacaaaaagaataaattacctaagaataaacttaatgcctgaccaggtggtggcacagtggatagaggattgaattgggatgcagaggacccaggtttgaaaccctgaggttgttggcttgagtgcgggctcatctggcttgagtgcaggctcaccagcttgagtgtggggtcattggcttgagcatgggatcatagacatgaccctatggtcactggcttaagcccaaaggtcactggcttgaagcccaaggtcgctgacttgagcccaaggtttctggcttgagcaaggggtcactcactctgctacagccccctagtcaaggcacatatgagaaagcagtcaatgaacaactaaagaccacaatgaagaattaatacttctcatctttctccattcctgcctgtctgtccctatctgtccctctctctgactcccgctctgtctctgtcacaataaataaataaataaataaataaataaataaacaaacaaacaaacaaacaaacttaacaagagaagtgaaggagccatatactgaaaactataaaacatattaaaagagatttaaaaaaaacaatgaaatataaagatagtccatgttcatggattgcaAGAATCAATATACAGAtataatgcaatccccatcaaaatcccaatgtaattttttaaagaaatagaacaaaaacatcatcagatttttattttttggaaccagaaaagatcccaaataaccaaagcaatcctgagaaaaaagaatgaagccaggggtatcacactacctgacttcaaattatactacagagtaataataaagaaaacagcctagtattggcagaaaaacacacacagagaccaATGGAATACAATTGAGAgaccagaaatgaaaccacatgtatatgggcaaatagtttttgacaaaggagtcaaaaccataaaatagagaaaagaaagccttttcaataaatggtacccTGGCCTGTGTAGCCAagtagagcatcatcttgatacaccaaggttgtgggttctcccatccaagtactaaccagacctgaccctgcttagcttctgagatcagacgagatcgggcacgttcaggatggtatggccgtagacggttgtgggttcaatatccagtcagggcacaacaagaatcaaccaatgaatgcaaaaataagtggaacaacaaatcaatgttactCCCCCTGAGCCCCCggtcctttctttaaaatcaaataaacaaaaaattaaaaaataaatggg
The DNA window shown above is from Saccopteryx bilineata isolate mSacBil1 chromosome 2, mSacBil1_pri_phased_curated, whole genome shotgun sequence and carries:
- the ZNF169 gene encoding zinc finger protein 169 isoform X1, encoding MAPGLLTTRDEALMAFGDVAVAFTEREWKLLSPAQRTLYRDVMLENYSHLVSLGLAFSKPKLITQLEQGDEPWREESEYLVDLCRAESRTEFQPSLSSLVAFSSGPQFLRQYVPCGHPPQIFPSSSVGSHSPWEASRCLSEVAEDGERGGTDTVFRRLQLSGTSGVFLGLFQGQPVDRVEGNRGGKIDQRMDPVGEDCSESGAVVCEKYRLGHSTNSSLQKHHVCPECGRGFCQRSDLLKHQRMHTGEKPYSCGECGRGFGRKSSLTIHQRKHSGEKPYVCRECGRHFRYTSSLTNHKRIHSGERPFVCQECGRGFRQKIALVLHQRTHLQEKPFVCPECGRGFCQKASLLQHQSSHSGERPFLCLECGRGFRQQSLLLIHQVTHSGEKPYVCADCGHSFGQNATLIRHQRTHTGEKPYLCSECGRGFRQKVALMGHQRTHTGEKPYICLECGQGFGHKVTLIRHQRTHTGEKPYMCSECGRNFGFKSLLTRHQRTHLREKSDGYGVCEQRLSQKSNLTSDQRTHSGEKPCVCAECGRGFGFKSALIRHQRTHSGEKPYVCRECGRGFSQKSHLHRHRRTKSGHHPLPQELFS
- the ZNF169 gene encoding zinc finger protein 169 isoform X2, which translates into the protein MAPGLLTTRDEALMAFGDVAVAFTEREWKLLSPAQRTLYRDVMLENYSHLVSLGLAFSKPKLITQLEQGDEPWREESEYLVDLCRESRTEFQPSLSSLVAFSSGPQFLRQYVPCGHPPQIFPSSSVGSHSPWEASRCLSEVAEDGERGGTDTVFRRLQLSGTSGVFLGLFQGQPVDRVEGNRGGKIDQRMDPVGEDCSESGAVVCEKYRLGHSTNSSLQKHHVCPECGRGFCQRSDLLKHQRMHTGEKPYSCGECGRGFGRKSSLTIHQRKHSGEKPYVCRECGRHFRYTSSLTNHKRIHSGERPFVCQECGRGFRQKIALVLHQRTHLQEKPFVCPECGRGFCQKASLLQHQSSHSGERPFLCLECGRGFRQQSLLLIHQVTHSGEKPYVCADCGHSFGQNATLIRHQRTHTGEKPYLCSECGRGFRQKVALMGHQRTHTGEKPYICLECGQGFGHKVTLIRHQRTHTGEKPYMCSECGRNFGFKSLLTRHQRTHLREKSDGYGVCEQRLSQKSNLTSDQRTHSGEKPCVCAECGRGFGFKSALIRHQRTHSGEKPYVCRECGRGFSQKSHLHRHRRTKSGHHPLPQELFS